A window from Pokkaliibacter sp. MBI-7 encodes these proteins:
- a CDS encoding Rieske (2Fe-2S) protein, whose amino-acid sequence MFLLCPLEQLVEGKSRGFQHNGTAIVAVRKNQQVYAYVNRCPHRGIPLEWQPDDFLDYSAEFIQCATHGALFSISSGECIAGPCVGQGLEPLQVSIDAQQQVWVSELDD is encoded by the coding sequence ATGTTCTTACTCTGCCCGCTGGAGCAGCTTGTCGAGGGAAAAAGCCGTGGTTTTCAGCACAATGGAACAGCCATTGTTGCCGTACGCAAGAACCAACAAGTCTACGCCTATGTGAACCGCTGCCCGCATCGGGGCATACCGCTGGAATGGCAACCGGATGACTTCCTCGACTACAGTGCTGAATTTATTCAGTGTGCAACACACGGTGCCTTATTCAGCATCAGCAGTGGCGAATGCATTGCCGGCCCCTGCGTCGGGCAGGGATTAGAGCCGCTGCAGGTCAGCATCGACGCACAGCAGCAAGTATGGGTTAGCGAGCTGGACGACTGA
- the mrcB gene encoding penicillin-binding protein 1B produces MIKLMLVGVVVLAGVMAYLDAQIVEKFEGKRWAIPAKVYARPLEIYAGLSLTDKRLSAELAALGYRLVDKVDSVGQVQRKGAGDFVIYGRSFNFADGREPAQLGEVELANGRVQALRDGKGHDLPLMRLEPQLIGGFYPSKNEDRELVTLKDVPPLLVSTLIAVEDRNFYSHWGISLRGITRAMLANIRAGRFVQGGSTLTQQLVKNFYLDDNSRSLIRKLREAPMALLLEMHYSKQEILETYLNEVYLGQDGSRAIHGFGQASLFYFGQPVNELNPAQISLLVGMVKGPSLYNPRRNPNTATERRNVVLQVLADQGIMPQSYAEGWAKQPLGVSDVPLRSKGGYPAFMQLVRQQLQQYYDADTLTSAGLKVFTTLDPYVQHTAERSLQDVTAQLDKRYGKRLEGLEGAMIVTSPNTGEILAMVGGRDPRFQGFNRALDAHRQIGSLVKPSVYLSALEEYQQYNLATPLDDGPVDIKAGDGTRWKPQNFDHQSHGMVPLWQALAKSYNQSTAHLGLAVGLPRIAQTLQRLGITSQIDAVPSLLLGAIDLTPFEVTQMYQTIASQGFYMPLRAVTAVLDEKGKPLQESSLHFQPKQVVDPRFMGLVTYGMEQVVNEGTSRQIRTVLTPDIFAAGKTGTTNDQKDSWFAGFTENYLGVVWLGKDDPQPTPLTGATGALQVWIDMMKGLQPAAWQPALAPGLSQAWVDSSGNLTDQDCPGARQLPFIPGSEPKTFNSCHSAPAAQPDDDGQQRSWFQRLFGG; encoded by the coding sequence TTGATAAAGCTGATGCTGGTCGGTGTGGTCGTACTTGCCGGAGTGATGGCCTATCTCGATGCACAGATAGTCGAAAAGTTTGAAGGTAAACGCTGGGCTATCCCCGCCAAGGTGTATGCCCGCCCTCTGGAGATCTATGCCGGCCTCAGCCTGACTGACAAGCGCCTGAGTGCCGAGCTGGCGGCACTGGGCTATCGTCTGGTAGACAAGGTCGACAGTGTTGGACAGGTGCAGCGTAAAGGTGCGGGCGACTTTGTGATCTATGGCCGCAGCTTCAATTTTGCCGATGGTCGAGAGCCTGCTCAGCTCGGTGAGGTCGAGCTGGCTAATGGCCGGGTTCAGGCGCTGCGCGATGGCAAAGGTCATGACTTGCCCCTGATGCGTCTGGAGCCTCAGCTGATTGGTGGTTTCTATCCCAGTAAGAATGAAGATCGTGAGCTGGTCACACTGAAGGATGTACCGCCGCTGCTGGTCTCCACCCTGATCGCCGTCGAGGATCGTAACTTCTATTCCCACTGGGGCATTTCACTGCGTGGAATTACCCGCGCCATGCTGGCCAATATTCGCGCCGGGCGTTTTGTTCAGGGTGGCAGCACCCTGACCCAGCAACTGGTTAAGAACTTCTATCTGGATGACAACAGCCGCAGCCTGATTCGTAAGCTACGTGAGGCGCCCATGGCCCTGCTGCTGGAGATGCATTACAGCAAACAGGAGATCCTCGAGACATATCTGAATGAGGTGTACCTGGGGCAGGATGGCTCTCGTGCCATTCATGGCTTTGGTCAGGCCAGCCTGTTCTATTTCGGCCAGCCTGTAAACGAGCTGAATCCTGCGCAGATCAGTTTGCTGGTGGGGATGGTGAAAGGGCCGTCGTTATACAATCCACGACGTAATCCTAATACCGCTACCGAGCGGCGCAATGTGGTGCTGCAGGTATTGGCCGATCAGGGCATCATGCCGCAGTCCTATGCGGAGGGCTGGGCCAAGCAACCATTGGGTGTCAGTGATGTGCCGCTGCGCTCGAAAGGAGGCTATCCCGCTTTTATGCAGCTGGTCAGACAACAGCTTCAGCAGTACTACGATGCGGATACCCTGACCAGTGCCGGACTGAAAGTCTTCACTACTCTTGACCCCTATGTACAGCATACCGCCGAGCGCAGTTTGCAGGACGTCACTGCACAGCTGGATAAACGCTATGGCAAGCGTCTGGAAGGACTGGAAGGGGCCATGATTGTGACCAGCCCTAACACGGGCGAGATTCTCGCCATGGTGGGCGGGCGCGATCCACGCTTCCAGGGGTTCAACCGGGCGCTGGATGCTCACCGTCAGATTGGTTCGCTGGTCAAGCCTTCGGTCTATCTGTCGGCACTGGAGGAGTATCAGCAATATAACCTGGCGACGCCGCTGGATGATGGTCCGGTGGATATCAAGGCCGGTGATGGTACGCGCTGGAAACCACAGAACTTTGATCATCAGAGTCATGGCATGGTGCCTCTGTGGCAAGCTCTGGCAAAGTCCTACAACCAGTCTACGGCCCATCTCGGGCTGGCGGTCGGCCTGCCACGTATTGCCCAGACGTTACAGCGGCTGGGGATCACCAGTCAGATTGATGCCGTCCCTTCTTTATTACTTGGGGCTATCGATCTGACGCCTTTTGAAGTAACCCAGATGTATCAGACTATCGCCTCGCAGGGATTCTATATGCCCTTACGCGCGGTGACCGCGGTACTGGATGAGAAAGGCAAGCCGTTGCAGGAATCTTCACTGCACTTCCAGCCGAAACAGGTGGTCGATCCTCGTTTTATGGGGCTGGTCACCTATGGCATGGAACAGGTGGTGAATGAGGGAACATCACGGCAGATTCGTACCGTGCTGACCCCTGACATCTTTGCTGCCGGGAAGACCGGTACGACTAATGATCAGAAGGACAGCTGGTTTGCCGGCTTCACCGAAAACTATCTGGGTGTAGTGTGGCTGGGTAAGGACGACCCGCAACCGACTCCGCTGACGGGGGCGACGGGTGCACTGCAGGTCTGGATCGATATGATGAAGGGGCTTCAGCCTGCTGCCTGGCAACCCGCTCTGGCACCGGGCTTGAGTCAGGCCTGGGTGGACAGCAGCGGCAATCTGACGGATCAGGATTGTCCCGGAGCACGGCAGCTGCCTTTTATTCCTGGCTCAGAACCCAAGACGTTTAATAGTTGTCATTCTGCACCTGCTGCGCAGCCCGATGATGACGGGCAACAACGCAGCTGGTTTCAACGCTTGTTTGGAGGCTAA
- a CDS encoding tetratricopeptide repeat protein gives MSTTMFASAPRIVRVRGLALLAFTAIMAGCSSVQTGQVPVVDATAMPQQRQVQQVESSAQSMPLDSYGGVSGSVTVGTGVSGSTDMNSNSGADLSSGSDLSSEINSDINSEQSGVGAGGAAMSSSAGQSSLPSTSSMSSSSPAVLALLSQSTTMASSGDLGQAISRAERALRLDPRDPNVYRTLMGLYDKAGQHDQAREMASRGLSVARSEAERLPFRARLAQ, from the coding sequence GTGAGTACAACGATGTTTGCATCAGCGCCCAGAATAGTACGTGTGCGAGGACTGGCATTGCTGGCGTTCACAGCAATCATGGCAGGCTGTAGTTCTGTACAGACCGGACAGGTGCCAGTAGTGGACGCGACGGCCATGCCACAGCAGAGGCAGGTTCAGCAGGTTGAAAGCAGTGCGCAGTCCATGCCGCTGGATTCGTACGGTGGCGTGTCCGGTTCGGTAACGGTGGGCACGGGCGTATCCGGCAGTACTGACATGAACAGTAATTCAGGAGCTGATCTGAGTTCCGGCTCGGATCTCAGCAGCGAGATCAATAGTGATATCAACAGCGAGCAAAGTGGTGTGGGGGCTGGCGGTGCTGCAATGTCCAGCAGTGCTGGCCAGAGCAGTTTGCCCAGTACCAGCTCAATGAGCAGCTCATCACCAGCGGTACTGGCATTGCTCAGTCAATCTACCACTATGGCCAGCAGTGGTGATCTGGGGCAGGCGATCAGTCGTGCCGAGCGAGCGTTGCGTCTGGATCCTCGCGATCCCAACGTCTATCGCACCCTGATGGGGTTGTATGACAAGGCCGGTCAGCATGATCAGGCCAGAGAGATGGCCAGCCGCGGGCTCAGCGTTGCCCGCAGCGAAGCCGAGCGGTTACCGTTCAGAGCGCGTCTGGCTCAATAG